From the Bacteroidia bacterium genome, one window contains:
- a CDS encoding insulinase family protein, with protein sequence MKHTRMFIVALILLLAGQAFAQVDRSKKPAPGPAPKASFPEFYETMLDNGLKVFVVTNKAQPLVSFRLLIRSGAEFDGEHSGVANFTTSLLTSGTKKRTALQFASEADFLGLSVGAGSADDQMSLSGSGLKKHMDKLLDLMTDALYNPTFPQEELDKEKKQALSGLKTVKKNPDEVMQRLAITVGYNVHPYARFGIEKDVEAITREHLVAFHKQYFIPNNASIAVVGDVTPNEILPILKKHFDAWSKGTPPRANFPAPERIAGRGVHLVDLGSTQTQTAINAMVTGVRRSDPDYLPLSIMNSIIGGGFSGRLFQNLRETYSFTYGAYSSFESRKTAGVWSAEASVRRSATDSAFTQILHEMNRIRDEVVSSEELEMHKQNASGRFLLGLENPSSIASMVQNIDLYGLPKDYYKKYVSNIMAVTSADVQRLARKYLTPDNIAFLAVGDASQIAKPLESFGAVKMYDADMNPVTAAKQLAVDIDGETLMQKALAAMGGKDKLLALKSRVTEGELDLSFGPMQAAGTMTLTEKAPNKAHQKMHIAVDMGGQMQTVESERWVNGVKAVEKAPMGPLRELTGDELTEALEGAMFNDFARWKDLGYSVVVKEKKEMDGRAVYVAEMKKKHGSDEIIIDATSFLLTGKIEVRNTPQGPVSSVTKLGDYREVDGIMLPHSMISEAETQTMKMTVRSYKHNSDIPDSVFEKTVQ encoded by the coding sequence ATGAAGCACACACGCATGTTTATCGTCGCCCTGATTCTGTTGCTTGCAGGACAGGCGTTCGCGCAGGTGGACCGCAGTAAAAAGCCCGCTCCCGGTCCTGCGCCCAAGGCCTCTTTCCCGGAATTCTATGAAACCATGCTCGACAACGGCCTCAAGGTCTTTGTCGTGACCAATAAAGCGCAACCGCTGGTGAGCTTCCGGCTGCTTATCAGATCAGGTGCGGAGTTTGATGGAGAGCACAGTGGCGTAGCGAATTTTACCACTTCGCTGCTCACTTCAGGTACGAAAAAGCGTACCGCGCTGCAATTCGCATCCGAAGCGGATTTTCTCGGCCTCAGTGTCGGTGCGGGTTCGGCTGACGACCAGATGTCGTTGAGTGGCTCCGGCCTCAAGAAGCACATGGACAAGTTGCTCGATCTGATGACCGACGCCTTGTACAATCCCACCTTCCCGCAGGAGGAGTTGGACAAGGAAAAGAAGCAGGCCCTGTCCGGACTGAAAACGGTGAAGAAAAATCCTGACGAAGTAATGCAACGACTCGCGATCACTGTAGGCTACAACGTACATCCTTATGCCCGCTTCGGCATCGAGAAGGATGTGGAAGCCATCACGCGTGAACATCTCGTTGCCTTTCACAAGCAGTATTTCATTCCCAACAACGCATCCATCGCCGTTGTGGGTGATGTTACGCCGAATGAGATACTTCCGATCCTGAAAAAGCACTTCGATGCCTGGAGCAAGGGCACTCCTCCAAGGGCAAATTTCCCGGCCCCGGAACGTATTGCCGGACGCGGTGTGCATCTTGTGGATCTCGGCAGCACGCAGACGCAAACAGCGATCAACGCCATGGTTACCGGAGTTCGCCGCAGCGACCCGGATTATCTGCCGTTGAGCATCATGAACTCCATCATCGGCGGCGGATTCAGCGGTCGTCTTTTCCAGAATCTGCGCGAGACGTACAGCTTCACTTACGGTGCCTACAGCAGCTTCGAATCGCGAAAAACGGCTGGTGTATGGTCCGCCGAGGCCAGCGTGCGGCGCAGCGCCACCGATTCGGCGTTCACGCAGATCCTGCATGAAATGAACCGCATCCGCGACGAGGTGGTGAGCAGCGAGGAATTGGAAATGCACAAGCAAAACGCCTCCGGCCGCTTCCTTCTGGGTTTGGAAAACCCCTCCTCTATCGCCAGCATGGTGCAGAACATTGATCTCTACGGATTGCCGAAGGATTACTACAAAAAGTACGTGAGCAACATCATGGCAGTGACGTCCGCCGACGTACAGCGTTTGGCACGCAAGTACCTCACGCCTGATAATATTGCCTTTCTGGCTGTCGGTGATGCCAGCCAGATCGCGAAGCCGCTCGAATCCTTCGGTGCCGTGAAGATGTACGATGCCGACATGAATCCCGTGACGGCGGCGAAGCAGCTCGCGGTGGATATCGACGGTGAAACGCTGATGCAAAAGGCCCTGGCTGCCATGGGTGGAAAGGACAAGCTGCTTGCCCTCAAGAGCCGGGTCACCGAAGGGGAACTCGATCTTTCCTTCGGTCCGATGCAGGCAGCGGGTACCATGACGCTCACGGAGAAAGCTCCGAATAAAGCGCATCAAAAGATGCACATTGCCGTTGATATGGGCGGCCAGATGCAGACTGTGGAATCCGAGCGCTGGGTCAATGGCGTGAAAGCCGTCGAGAAAGCGCCTATGGGTCCGCTGCGCGAGCTGACTGGTGATGAACTCACCGAAGCCCTCGAAGGCGCGATGTTCAACGACTTTGCGCGTTGGAAGGATTTGGGCTACAGCGTCGTCGTGAAGGAGAAAAAGGAGATGGACGGCCGCGCCGTGTACGTCGCGGAAATGAAGAAAAAACACGGCAGCGACGAGATCATCATCGATGCGACGAGCTTCCTTCTCACCGGGAAAATCGAAGTTCGCAATACGCCGCAGGGCCCCGTTAGCAGCGTGACGAAGCTCGGCGATTATCGTGAGGTGGATGGCATCATGCTTCCGCATTCCATGATTTCGGAAGCTGAAACGCAGACCATGAAAATGACTGTCCGTTCCTACAAACACAATAGCGACATCCCCGACAGCGTGTTCGAGAAGACCGTGCAGTAA
- a CDS encoding MBL fold metallo-hydrolase, which yields MAGASPAMHIIVLNSGSNGNAVYVESAASGRGVLLDCGISRRQVELRLKIHGRTPQHIAGIFVTHEHADHVRGIPVVTKMYRTPVYLTEETYRGMWMHKPHKGFHFIDPGHTVTLGDIEVRAYSKQHDARDPVYFDVRISGKRFLYVTDLGIHNQELVSMLPTVDALLLESNYDEHMLDTGGYPEHLKARIRSDHGHLSNRQAMDLIRTHCDGRLHTLLLGHLSENNNTPALVESEITSLLNERPDFRPRVHIASRYDVSEVLSV from the coding sequence ATGGCCGGCGCATCGCCGGCCATGCACATTATTGTGCTGAATTCCGGCAGCAACGGCAACGCTGTCTATGTCGAATCCGCCGCCAGCGGTCGCGGAGTACTGCTCGACTGCGGCATCTCGCGCAGACAGGTGGAACTTCGTCTGAAGATTCACGGACGCACGCCGCAGCATATCGCCGGTATTTTCGTGACGCACGAGCATGCGGATCATGTACGCGGAATTCCCGTGGTGACAAAAATGTACCGCACCCCGGTGTATCTCACCGAAGAAACCTACCGCGGGATGTGGATGCACAAACCGCACAAGGGATTTCATTTCATCGATCCCGGTCACACTGTCACACTCGGCGACATCGAGGTACGGGCGTACAGCAAGCAGCACGACGCGCGGGACCCAGTGTACTTCGATGTGCGCATTTCCGGCAAGCGTTTTCTGTACGTCACCGATCTCGGCATACATAATCAGGAACTGGTATCCATGCTTCCAACGGTGGATGCCCTGTTGCTCGAAAGCAATTATGACGAACACATGCTCGACACCGGCGGCTATCCGGAGCATCTCAAGGCACGCATTCGTTCCGACCACGGGCATCTCTCGAATCGGCAGGCGATGGATCTCATCCGCACGCATTGCGACGGCCGCTTGCACACCCTGCTTCTGGGCCATCTCAGTGAAAACAACAACACGCCGGCGTTAGTCGAAAGCGAAATCACCTCGCTGCTCAACGAGCGCCCGGATTTCCGCCCCCGTGTGCATATCGCATCACGCTATGATGTGAGTGAGGTCCTGAGCGTGTAG